AGAGAACCCCGGCCGCCCTTCCCCAGGAAGGTGCGGTCGGGGTTCTTTCGCGCCGGGCGGGTCCGGCCCGGGGTCAGGAGTCGCCTGATTCGCGCCTGGAGAGGGCGTAGGAGGGCTCCCGCACCGTCCGGGCCCAGTCGTAGGTCCCGGCGCCCGCGAGGGGGTGGAGGACGGCGTCGAACCGCAGGTCCTTCTCCTCGGCCGCGGGGTTCAGCCGGAGCGTGAGCGTGCCGAAGTGCTGCCACGGCCCGCGGGGCGTGGCGAAGTAGAGTCCGAGCTGCCACGGTGAGGCGCCGAGGGAGCGCGCGAAACCGCGGAGGGACGAGGGCAGCCCCGCGGGTCCGAGGGTCCGGGCTGCCAGGAGCACCGGTCCGGAGTCGCCGCGGTACGGCATCATCGTGCTCAGGGGGGCCCGCGAGACGCTGAGCCTCGGCACCAGGAGGAAGCGGCCGGGGACGGCCCAGCCCGTGGAGGACAGCAGGATGTCGGAGAAGGTGGACGGCGTCGGCCCGGAGGCGGGGTGGTGGACGCGCACGGCGAGCCCCACGATGTCGGGCAGCCCGTCAGGGGTGCCGGCGGACCGCGAGACCCGTGCCGTGGCGGGCCCTTCGCTCGGACGGTCGATCCAGGAGATCCCGCTGGTCCGGCCGTGATCGTGCACCACCACCGTGCCGTCCAGCCTCAGGCCGCGCGAGTGGATGGGGCGGTGGCGCCGGACGTGCTTGATGCCGCGGAACACCACCTCGAAGCCCTTGCCGATCGCACTGCTGGCCAGTCCCGCCATCCGGACACCCCTTCCTCGGGCGGACGCCGTCCGGCGTCCCTCCTGCCAACGTATCGGCCCGGAGGCGCCGATGGGCGGAACCGTTGCCGGCCCCGCCCATCCCTTGCGCTCCGCGCCGCCGTGGTGTGTCAGGCGGTGTCGGCGAGGGTCCCCAGGTAGAGCTGGATGACCTTCGGATCCTTCATCAGCTCGCGGCCGGTCCCCGTGTACGCGTCCTTGCCCTGGTCCAGCACGTAGGCGCGGTCGCAGATCTGCAGGCAGCGCCGGGCGTTCTGCTCCACCATGATCACCGAGACACCGGCCCGGTTGATCTCGTGGACGCGCAGGAACGTCTCGTCCTGCTTCACGGGGGAGAGGCCCGCCGACGGCTCGTCGAGCAGCAGCACGGCGGGATCCATCATGAGGGCCCGCCCCATGGCGACCATCTGCCGTTCGCCGCCGGAGAGCGAACCGGCGCGCTGCGCCCGCCGCTTGCCCAGCTCGGGGAAGAGGCTCGCGACGAAGTCGAAGCGCTCCTTGAAGTCCTTGGGCCGCTGGTACATGCCCATCTGGAGGTTCTCCTCGATGGTCAGCGTGCCGAAGACGTTGTTGTTCTGCGGCACGAACCCCACACCCCGGCTGACCAGCTTGTTGGCCTTCAGGCCCGTGAGGTCCTGTCCGCGCACCACGACGGTGCCCGAGTGGACCTTCACCAGGCCGAACATCGCCTTCAGGAGCGTGGACTTGCCGGCCCCGTTCGGCCCGATGATCCCGATGAGCTCGCCGCGGCGTGCCTCGATGCTGCAGCCGTTCAGGATGTTCACGCCCGGGAGGTACCCGGCGACGAGGTCCGTGACCTTGACGACGGAGTCGCCCTCGAATTCGTCCATTACTTCGTCTCCTCGTCCTTGTGTGCCGTGCCGGAGGCGTAGGCTCCGCCTTCGACCTCCGTCACGCCGTGCCCGAGGATCCCCTCGTTCTCGGTACCGACCACCGACTCGTCGTCGTGGGCCAGCTCCTCCTCGAGGCGCTCGATGCCCGTGGAGTCACCGAGGTCGACGTCGTGGTGCGCGCCGAGATAGGCGTCGATGACGGCCTGGTCCTTCATCACGATGTCCGGCGGGCCCTCCGCGACGACCTTGCCCTCGGCCATGACCACGACCCAGTCGGCGATGTGCCGGACCATGTGCATGTCGTGTTCCACGAACAGGACCGTCATGCCCTCGGCCTTCAGGTTCTTGATGTGGTCGAGCAGCGACTGCGTCAGCGCCGGGTTGACGCCGGCCATCGGCTCGTCGAGCATCACGAGCCGCGGGCGCACCATGAGCGCCCGCGCCATCTCGAGGAGCTTGCGCTGGCCGCCGGAGAGCGAGGCCGCGTAGTCGTCCCGCTTGGTGTCGAGCTTGAACTTGGTCAGCAGCACCTCCGCCTGCTGCGTGATCTCGCGCTCGCGGCCGCCCCAGATGCCCTTGAAAAGGGCCCGGGCGAGGCTCTCGCCCGGCTGGTCGGTGGCACCCAGGCGCATGTTCTCCATGACGGTGAGCT
This genomic interval from Arthrobacter agilis contains the following:
- a CDS encoding ABC transporter ATP-binding protein, with protein sequence MDEFEGDSVVKVTDLVAGYLPGVNILNGCSIEARRGELIGIIGPNGAGKSTLLKAMFGLVKVHSGTVVVRGQDLTGLKANKLVSRGVGFVPQNNNVFGTLTIEENLQMGMYQRPKDFKERFDFVASLFPELGKRRAQRAGSLSGGERQMVAMGRALMMDPAVLLLDEPSAGLSPVKQDETFLRVHEINRAGVSVIMVEQNARRCLQICDRAYVLDQGKDAYTGTGRELMKDPKVIQLYLGTLADTA
- a CDS encoding ABC transporter ATP-binding protein; protein product: MNDSAPITTGESGPGCRKRDPIVIAQNVTRSFGGINAVDVEYLEIPRHKITALIGPNGAGKTTLFNLLTGFDTPNSGDWEFDGKPLAKVAPHKVARMGMVRTFQLTKVMGKLTVMENMRLGATDQPGESLARALFKGIWGGREREITQQAEVLLTKFKLDTKRDDYAASLSGGQRKLLEMARALMVRPRLVMLDEPMAGVNPALTQSLLDHIKNLKAEGMTVLFVEHDMHMVRHIADWVVVMAEGKVVAEGPPDIVMKDQAVIDAYLGAHHDVDLGDSTGIERLEEELAHDDESVVGTENEGILGHGVTEVEGGAYASGTAHKDEETK